In one window of Coleofasciculaceae cyanobacterium DNA:
- a CDS encoding ABC transporter ATP-binding protein encodes MLRLQNLTYHPAATVQPILNNINLELPAQKLGLIVGVSGSGKTTILEILAGLAEPTKGKIYWRTKELTDIELQQLAGLVFQFPERHFCGGTILEELRLGHPELDIKRVRDALSEVGLEHISLKISPHDLSGGQQRRLALAVQLIRQPNVLMLDEPTAGLDWSMRIQLAKLLAKLKQHWTLLIVTHDPGELIEIADRCWTIDQGVLQSIEPTALNR; translated from the coding sequence ATGCTGCGTCTGCAAAATTTAACTTATCATCCTGCTGCTACTGTGCAACCGATTCTCAATAATATTAACCTAGAGCTACCAGCACAAAAGCTCGGATTGATTGTGGGTGTTAGTGGTTCAGGAAAAACCACAATTTTAGAAATTTTGGCAGGATTAGCTGAACCAACCAAAGGAAAAATTTATTGGCGCACCAAAGAACTGACAGACATTGAATTGCAGCAGCTTGCGGGATTGGTGTTTCAGTTTCCCGAACGGCATTTTTGTGGCGGTACGATACTAGAAGAATTGCGTTTGGGTCATCCTGAATTAGATATAAAAAGAGTCAGAGATGCTTTAAGCGAGGTAGGATTAGAGCATATATCCTTAAAAATATCTCCTCATGATCTTAGTGGAGGACAACAGCGCCGTTTAGCCCTAGCGGTGCAGCTAATTCGTCAGCCTAACGTGTTGATGTTAGATGAGCCAACAGCAGGACTAGATTGGTCAATGCGAATTCAGTTAGCTAAACTGCTAGCAAAATTGAAGCAACATTGGACGCTACTAATAGTAACTCACGATCCTGGGGAATTAATTGAAATAGCCGATCGCTGTTGGACAATCGATCAAGGAGTTTTACAATCGATTGAGCCAACCGCTTTGAACCGATAA